The following are from one region of the Brienomyrus brachyistius isolate T26 chromosome 4, BBRACH_0.4, whole genome shotgun sequence genome:
- the LOC125739990 gene encoding uncharacterized protein LOC125739990 isoform X2 produces the protein MFLLILHCCSAALVTQAKEPAVIEVQPGGNATLPCGISVNMELSWFSLQSDHIPVKVMNLEYRSRGKINSSYIRDEYRGRMTPIFNSTHSLQLKNITEADLLIYCCIQITGLKFGNCTMLKFTDHAGGQSTHPIQPSNHDLLPWILLPCVALLTGSISSLCCYFCHNQAPLRKSSDSQQRGSRTSRHDQDKTEVNYVLLKTESP, from the exons ATGTTTCTCCTCATACTCCATT GTTGCAGTGCTGCTCTGGTGACCCAGGCTAAGGAGCCGGCGGTGATAGAGGTCCAGCCTGGAGGAAATGCCACTCTGCCTTGTGGGATTTCTGTGAATATGGAGCTTTCCTGGTTTTCCCTGCAGTCAGACCACATACCAGTCAAAGTCATGAACCTGGAATACAGATCAAGAGGAAAGATAAATTCCAGTTACATCAGAGATGAATACAGAGGGAGGATGACTCCCATCtttaactcaacacacagcctgcAGCTGAAGAACATCACTGAGGCAGATCTGCTGATCTACTGCTGTATCCAAATCACAGGTCTAAAGTTTGGAAACTGCACAATGCTGAAATTCACAG ACCATGCTGGAGGCCAATCtacccatcccatccagcctaGTAACCATGACCTCCTGCCTTGGATTCTCCTGCCTTGTGTCGCCCTTCTCACTGGCTCCATCTCATCACTTTGCTGCTATTTCTGTCATAACCAAG CGCCGCTGAGGAAGAGCTCTGACTCACAGCAGAGGGGAAGCAGGACCAGCCGACACGATCAG gacAAAACTGAGGTCAACTATGTTCTTTTAAAGACAGAATCACcgtaa
- the LOC125739990 gene encoding uncharacterized protein LOC125739990 isoform X1 — MFLLILHCCSAALVTQAKEPAVIEVQPGGNATLPCGISVNMELSWFSLQSDHIPVKVMNLEYRSRGKINSSYIRDEYRGRMTPIFNSTHSLQLKNITEADLLIYCCIQITGLKFGNCTMLKFTDHAGGQSTHPIQPSNHDLLPWILLPCVALLTGSISSLCCYFCHNQAPLRKSSDSQQRGSRTSRHDQVLSLTGLSVAFRPQRESVSA; from the exons ATGTTTCTCCTCATACTCCATT GTTGCAGTGCTGCTCTGGTGACCCAGGCTAAGGAGCCGGCGGTGATAGAGGTCCAGCCTGGAGGAAATGCCACTCTGCCTTGTGGGATTTCTGTGAATATGGAGCTTTCCTGGTTTTCCCTGCAGTCAGACCACATACCAGTCAAAGTCATGAACCTGGAATACAGATCAAGAGGAAAGATAAATTCCAGTTACATCAGAGATGAATACAGAGGGAGGATGACTCCCATCtttaactcaacacacagcctgcAGCTGAAGAACATCACTGAGGCAGATCTGCTGATCTACTGCTGTATCCAAATCACAGGTCTAAAGTTTGGAAACTGCACAATGCTGAAATTCACAG ACCATGCTGGAGGCCAATCtacccatcccatccagcctaGTAACCATGACCTCCTGCCTTGGATTCTCCTGCCTTGTGTCGCCCTTCTCACTGGCTCCATCTCATCACTTTGCTGCTATTTCTGTCATAACCAAG CGCCGCTGAGGAAGAGCTCTGACTCACAGCAGAGGGGAAGCAGGACCAGCCGACACGATCAGGTACTGTCACTGACAGGGCTTTCTGTGGCCTTCAGACCACAGCGGGAAAGTGTCTCTGCTTAA